A genome region from Panicum virgatum strain AP13 chromosome 4K, P.virgatum_v5, whole genome shotgun sequence includes the following:
- the LOC120704380 gene encoding pentatricopeptide repeat-containing protein At4g14820-like has protein sequence MSATALRPGAAILRALSAASVAHLHAHALKLGVLPSCLHLCSALLKSYAASGSVAAARQLFDEISRRDVPLWNALLSAYARSGHPVHALSAASAMARDAGARPNGVSVTSLLSACAQLQSSVHGREIHGYAVRNVVDLDLPVLNALVNMYGKCGLLANARTVFAGIAVGMRSAVSWTSMINACAENERPTEALEMFVEMRIAGVKVDEVTLLAVISACTKLDCTSSLGDWVEQCALENGFLKNTRVANAFIHMHGKMGRVRRSCDIFDSMRLRTVVSWTAIIQALAMNGHGVAALVRFAQMLREGFQPGEVIFLSIINACGHSSLVNEGRQLFKSMVEEYRITPWMEHYGSMVDMLCKAGALYEAFEFTLAMPIKPDPVIWRVLAGACRDHGNASLARKVMDHVIGMEPDHKGNYILASNLYAAHEDWIRVVDVRLDMGVRKGTSRGVIAASYLLC, from the coding sequence ATGAGCGCCACCGCCTTGCGCCCCGGCGCGGCCATCCTTCGCGCGCTCTCCGCTGCCTCCGTCGCCCACCTCCACGCGCACGCCCTGAAGCTCGGCGTACTACCCTCCTGCCTCCACCTCTGCTCGGCCCTGCTCAAGTCCTATGCAGCCTCCggcagcgtcgccgccgcccgccagctGTTCGACGAAATCTCGCGCCGGGACGTCCCGCTATGGAACGCCCTGTTGTCCGCCTACGCGCGCTCTGGACACCCCGTCCACGCCCTGTCTGCTGCGTCCGCCATGGCGCGCGACGCGGGGGCCCGGCCAAACGGGGTCTCCGTCACGAGCCTCCTGTCCGCGTGCGCGCAGCTGCAGAGCTCGGTGCACGGGAGGGAGATCCACGGGTACGCGGTGAGGAACGTCGTCGATCTTGACCTACCTGTGCTCAATGCGTTGGTGAACATGTACGGCAAGTGCGGTTTGCTGGCGAACGCGAGGACAGTGTTCGCAGGCATTGCGGTTGGCATGAGGAGTGCTGTTTCATGGACATCCATGATCAATGCTTGCGCCGAGAATGAGCGCCCAACTGAGGCACTGGAAATGTTCGTGGAGATGAGGATTGCTGGTGTCAAGGTCGATGAGGTCACCCTGCTTGCTGTCATCTCGGCCTGCACAAAGCTGGATTGCACGTCGAGTTTGGGGGACTGGGTGGAACAGTGTGCACTTGAGAATGGGTTCTTGAAGAACACACGTGTTGCcaatgcattcatacatatgcatggCAAGATGGGGAGGGTTAGGAGATCATGTGACATATTTGACTCCATGAGATTGAGGACAGTGGTTTCGTGGACGGCCATAATACAAGCACTTGCCATGAATGGGCATGGAGTGGCTGCCCTTGTTCGGTTTGCGCAGATGCTCCGAGAAGGGTTCCAGCCTGGTGAGGTTATCTTCTTGAGCATAATCAATGCATGTGGTCACTCCAGCCTAGTGAACGAGGGGCGCCAACTGTTCAAGTCCATGGTCGAGGAGTACAGAATCACACCATGGATGGAGCACTATGGGAGCATGGTGGACATGCTCTGCAAAGCTGGAGCATTGTACGAGGCATTTGAGTTCACCCTGGCCATGCCCATTAAGCCCGATCCTGTAATATGGCGTGTTTTGGCCGGCGCTTGTCGGGACCATGGGAATGCCAGCTTAGCGAGGAAGGTGATGGATCATGTGATTGGCATGGAGCCCGACCACAAGGGGAATTACATACTGGCTTCAAACTTGTATGCTGCACATGAGGATTGGATACGTGTGGTAGATGTAAGGTTGGACATGGGAGTGAGGAAAGGGACCTCAAGAGGTGTTATTGCAGCGTCTTATCTCTTATGTTGA
- the LOC120704381 gene encoding uncharacterized protein LOC120704381: MGCGFSSSSLRPCAGVRVIHTNGYVEDFLGPGVVTVAHVTGCHGGAADSAKGPGAASSSSPPRFVLCSAAHLLQPGRGPFRPDDPLQPGTVYFLLPHSVLQSESSAVDLACLMNRLTALARKGAATAAPAPSPAEALFAAAATPPRAPKEKEPTASPARPAPWRPRLDRIDESIGRASMRSSASSRSACSEA; the protein is encoded by the coding sequence ATGGGGTGCGgcttctcgtcgtcgtcgctgcgcCCGTGCGCGGGGGTCCGCGTCATCCACACCAACGGCTACGTCGAGGACTTCCTCGGCCCGGGCGTCGTCACCGTCGCGCACGTCACCGGctgccacggcggcgccgccgacagCGCCAAGGGCCCCGGCgccgcgtcgtcgtcctccccgccgcgCTTCGTGCTGTGCTCGGCGGCGCACCTGCTGCAGCCCGGGCGCGGGCCCTTCCGCCCCGACGACCCGCTCCAGCCGGGCACCGTCTACTTCCTGCTCCCGCACTCGGTGCTCCAGTCCGAGTCCTCCGCCGTCGACCTCGCCTGCCTCATGAACCGCCTCACCGCGCTCGCGCGcaagggcgccgccaccgccgcgcccgcgcccagcCCCGCCGAGGcgctcttcgccgccgccgccacgccgccgcgggcgcccaAGGAGAAGGAGCCCACCGCGTCGCCGGCGCGGCCCGCGCCCTGGAGGCCCCGCCTCGACCGCATCGACGAGTCCATCGGCCGCGCCTCCAtgcgcagcagcgcctccagccGCAGCGCCTGCAGCGAGGCGTGA
- the LOC120704383 gene encoding rRNA 2'-O-methyltransferase fibrillarin 1-like, giving the protein MKGGRKAVVQPHKHGGVFISRAKEDALCTRNMCPGESVYGEKRVSVQNEDGTKVEYRVWNPFRSKLAAAVLGGVDNIWIAPGQRVLYLGAASGTTVSHVSDIVGPEGLVYAVEFSHRSGRDLVNMAKKRTNVIPIIEDARHPARYRMLIGMVDVIFSDVAQPDQARILSLNASYFLKCGGHFVMSIKANCIDCTQPAEAVFASEVEKLKLEQFKPAEQVTLEPFERDHACVGGGYRMPKKQKPSQ; this is encoded by the exons ATGAAGGGCGGGAGAAAGGCGGTGGTGCAGCCGCACAAACACGGCGGCGTCTTCATCAGCAGGGCCAAGGAGGACGCGCTCTGCACCAGGAACATGTGCCCCGGCGAGTCCGTCTACGGCGAGAAGCGCGTCTCCGTCCAG AATGAGGATGGGACAAAGGTCGAGTACAGGGTGTGGAACCCCTTCCGATCCAAgctggctgctgctgtgctTGGCGGTGTTGACAACATCTGGATT GCTCCTGGCCAACGGGTCCTCTACCTTGGTGCTGCATCAGGAACAACCGTGTCTCATGTCTCTGATATTGTTGGACCG GAAGGGTTGGTCTATGCTGTTGAGTTCTCTCACAGGAGTGGAAGGGACCTTGTCAATATGGCCAAGAAGAGGACCAATGTGATCCCCATTATTGAGGATGCCAGGCACCCGGCAAGGTACCGGATGTTGATCGGCATGGTTGATGTTATCTTCTCTGATGTCGCACAGCCGGACCAG GCTAGGATCTTATCCCTCAACGCCTCATATTTCCTGAAATGCGGCGGTCATTTTGTCATGTCAATCAAG GCGAACTGCATCGACTGCACGCAGCCTGCGGAGGCAGTGTTTGCCAGCGAGGTGGAGAAGCTGAAGCTGGAGCAGTTCAAGCCGGCGGAGCAGGTGACCCTGGAGCCCTTCGAGCGCGACCACGcctgcgtcggcggcggctacAGGATGCCCAAGAAGCAAAAGCCATCTCAATAA
- the LOC120704382 gene encoding glycosyltransferase BC10-like, which translates to MAPRNRASSRRPLWIIILIAFVCVVAIGAYLYTPRHYTSCYLVPSEACNSRPPPEPVRVYTDDEIAARAIMRDIIRARPVQSKNPKIAFMFLTPSSLPFEKLWEKFFMGHEDRYSIYVHASRDRSIHSSPIFAGRDIRSEKVIWGTISMVDAEKRLLAHALQDPENQHFVLLSESCVPLHNFDYIYSYLMETNVSFVDCFDDPGPHGAGRYSDHMLPEIVKRDWRKGAQWFTVKRQHAVLILTDTLYYGKFKRYCKPGNEWHNCYSDEHYLPTLFNMVDPTGIANWSVTHVDWSEGKWHPKAYRAVDTSFELLKNISSIDESVHVSSNAKHVAQRRPCMWNGMKRPCYLFARKFYPEALDNLMNIFSNFTII; encoded by the exons ATGGCACCGCGCAATAGGGCTTCATCTAGAAGACCTCTCTGGATCATCATCTTGATTGCTTTTGTCTGTGTGGTAGCCATCGGAGCCTATCTTTATACTCCGCGGCATTACACATCATGTTATCTGGTACCATCAGAAGCCTGCAATTCTCGGCCTCCTCCAGAACCTGTTAGGGTATACACTGATGATGAGATTGCTGCTCGTGCTATCATGAGAGACATCATTCGGGCACGGCCGGTGCAGTCAAAGAATCCAAAAATTGCTTTCATGTTCTTGACACCCAGTTCATTGCCTTTTGAGAAGCTCTGGGAAAAGTTCTTCATG GGACATGAAGACAGATATTCCATATATGTACATGCATCAAGAGATAGGTCGATTCATTCAAGTCCAATATTTGCTGGCAGGGATATTCGAAGCGAAAAG GTAATCTGGGGTACCATTTCTATGGTCGATGCTGAAAAGAGGCTCTTGGCTCATGCCCTACAAGATCCTGAAAACCAGCATTTTGTCTTGCTTTCTGAGAG TTGTGTGCCACTTCATAACTTtgattatatatatagttatcTCATGGAGACAAACGTAAGCTTTGTTGACTG TTTTGACGATCCTGGTCCACATGGAGCTGGTAGATATTCTGACCATATGCTACCTGAAATTGTGAAGAGAGATTGGAGAAAAGGTGCACAG TGGTTCACAGTGAAACGGCAGCATGCAGTTCTTATTCTCACTGACACCCTTTACTATGGGAAGTTCAAGCGCTACTGTAAG CCAGGAAATGAATGGCATAACTGCTATTCTGATGAGCACTACTTGCCAACTCTCTTTAAT ATGGTTGATCCGACTGGAATTGCAAATTGGTCAGTTACACATGTAGATTGGTCTGAAGGGAAATGGCATCCTAAAGCCTATAGGGCTGTCGATACAAGCTTcgagctgctcaagaacatctcA TCCATTGATGAGAGTGTTCACGTTAGCAGCAATGCAAAG CATGTAGCACAGAGAAGACCGTGCATGTGGAACGGCATGAAGCGGCCCTGCTACCTGTTTGCGCGCAAGTTCTACCCCGAGGCGCTCGACAACCTGATGAACATATTCTCAAATTTCACCATCATCTGA
- the LOC120704384 gene encoding cadmium/zinc-transporting ATPase HMA2-like isoform X2, which produces MSSLMSMTPQKAVLAETGEVVAAQDVKVNTVIAVKAGEIIPIDGVVVDGRSEVDESTLTGESFPVAKQPESQVWAGTLNIDGYIAVRTTAMADNSAVAKMARLVEEAQNSRSNTQRLIDKCAKYYTPAVVVMAAAVAVIPVVVRAHNLKHMFQLALVLLVSACPCALVLSTPVATFCALLTAAKTGLLIKGGDVLESLAKIKIAAFDKTGTITRGEFCVEEFQTVGGRVPMQQLLYWVSSIESRSSHPMASVLVDYAQSKSVELKSDNVTEFQIYPGEGIYGEIDGEGVYIGNKRILSRASCETVPDMKDTKRVTIGYVACKEELIGVFTVSDSCRTGSAEAIKELRSLGIKSVMLTGDSAVAAAYAQNQLGNILDEVHSELLPEDKVRIVDELKAKYGPTLMIGDGMNDAPALAKADVGVSMGVSGSAVAMETSHITLMSNDIRRIPKAIQLARRTHRTIIVNIIFSVVTKLAIVGLAIAGHPLIWAAVLADVGTCLLVIMYSMLLLRSKGGRNAKKCCASSQHGSHAKKHCVSGHCSDGPCKSIGGCKESSSGKHGCHDHGHSHSHTHCKESSNQQPKEKHACHDHGHGHSHNYCKEPSNQVVTEKHACHDHGHTHNHRKEPGNQLLENHGCHDHGHSHDHCKELSSPHCINKQDCHDNDHSHYKEANTSQHSDSNSACHEHEHNHYEEDNHSHSAGEHACYEHEHSHCEEHNHSHSIVEHACHDHDHEHEHQCHVEQQTVDTHHCHGHEHEHDHGEIEESEKDCHAELQLHHNHCCHEPHGQEKKIAAEPVQEFSISISSLPDENHNQQNQCSQRSEEHKVEDCTNHLKAKDCVPPPADRLSRNCCSVTSNKGCGSRGKDVCSSWQAVCARETSRCCRSYVKCPRTSSCCSHTMLKLPEIVVE; this is translated from the exons ATGTCATCACTAATGAGCATGACACCACAAAAGGCTGTTCTAGCAGAGACTGGGGAAGTGGTTGCAGCTCAGGATGTCAAGGTCAATACAGTAATAGCTGTCAAAGCTGGGGAAATCATACCAATTGAtggtgttgttgttgatggACGGAGTGAGGTTGATGAGAGTACCCTCACTGGCGAATCCTTCCCCGTGGCAAAGCAGCCAGAGTCCCAGGTCTGGGCTGGCACGCTCAACATAGATG GCTATATTGCTGTGAGGACGACTGCTATGGCTGACAACTCTGCAGTGGCTAAAATGGCAAGGCTagttgaagaagcacaaaacaGTCGATCCAATACACAGAGGCTGATTGATAAATGTGCCAAGTACTATACACCCG CTGTTGTTGTCATGGCTGCGGCAGTAGCAGTGATCCCTGTGGTGGTCAGAGCACACAACCTCAAACACATGTTTCAATTGGCCCTTGTCCTTCTAGTGAGTGCTTGCCCATGTGCTCTGGTGCTGTCGACGCCAGTTGCCACCTTCTGTGCTCTACTCACGGCTGCAAAGACAGGGCTCCTGATCAAAGGAGGGGATGTTCTTGAATCCTTGGCGAAGATCAAAATTGCTGCTTTCGACAAGACCGGTACAATAACTAGAGGAGAGTTCTGTGTCGAGGAATTCCAGACAGTTGGTGGACGTGTCCCCATGCAACAACTTCTTTACTG GGTTTCAAGCATTGAAAGCAGATCAAGCCACCCAATGGCATCTGTGCTTGTTGACTATGCTCAATCAAAATCAGTGGAACTAAAATCTGATAATGTTACCGAGTTCCAAATCTATCCCGGAGAGGGGATATATGGTGAAATTGATGGGGAAGGAGTTTATATTGGGAACAAAAGAATTTTGTCAAGGGCCTCGTGTGAAACAG TTCCGGACATGAAAGACACGAAGAGAGTTACTATTGGATATGTCGCCTGCAAAGAGGAATTGATTGGAGTATTTACTGTGTCGGATTCCTGCCGAACTGGATCAGCGGAAGCCATCAAGGAGCTGAGATCACTGGGTATCAAGTCAGTGATGCTTACTGGGGATAGTGCTGTAGCAGCTGCATATGCGCAGAACCAG CTTGGAAACATCCTAGACGAGGTTCATTCTGAACTTCTCCCAGAGGACAAAGTGAGAATTGTTGATGAACTCAAGGCAAAATATGGTCCTACGCTGATGATTGGTGACGGCATGAATGATGCCCCAGCATTGGCTAAGGCTGATGTTGGAGTCTCAATGGGTGTATCTGGTTCAGCTGTTGCAATGGAGACGAGTCACATTACACTGATGTCGAATGACATCCGCAGGATTCCAAAGGCTATCCAGCTGGCACGGAGAACACACCGGACTATCATTGTGAACATCATCTTCTCAGTGGTTACTAAGCTTGCAATTGTTGGACTTGCAATTGCGGGACATCCACTTATTTGGGCAGCCGTCCTGGCAGATGTGGGCACATGCTTGCTGGTGATCATGTACAGCATGTTGTTATTGAGATCCAAGGGTGGTCGGAATGCGAAGAAATGTTGTGCCTCTTCACAGCATGGATCACACGCAAAGAAGCATTGTGTTTCCGGCCATTGCTCAGATGGTCCGTGCAAGTCGATAGGCGGTTGCAAAGAATCATCTTCTGGTAAGCATGGTTGTCATGATCATGGTCATAGCCATAGCCACACCCACTGTAAAGAGTCGAGCAACCAGCAGCCTAAGGAAAAGCATGCTTGCCATGATCATGGCCACGGCCACAGCCACAACTACTGCAAAGAGCCGAGCAACCAGGTGGTTACAGAAAAGCATGCTTGCCATGACCATGGACATACTCATAACCACCGCAAAGAGCCAGGCAACCAGTTGCTTGAAAACCATGGTTGCCATGATCATGGCCACAGCCATGACCACTgcaaggagctgagcagcccgCACTGCATCAACAAGCAAGATTGCCATGACAATGATCATAGCCACTACAAAGAAGCCAATACTTCGCAGCATTCTGACAGCAACAGCGCATGCCATGAGCATGAGCATAACCACTATGAAGAAGACAACCATTCACATTCTGCAGGTGAGCATGCTTGCTATGAGCATGAGCACAGCCACTGTGAAGAGCACAACCATTCACATTCTATAGTTGAGCATGCTTGCCACGACCATGATCATGAGCACGAGCATCAGTGCCATGTTGAGCAGCAAACTGTGGATACACACCACTGCCATGGCCATGAGCATGAACATGACCatggggagattgaggaatcaGAAAAGGACTGCCATGCCGAGCTACAGCTCCACCACAACCATTGCTGCCATGAACCTCATGGCCAGGAGAAGAAGATTGCGGCTGAGCCAGTTCAAGAATTCTCTATCTCAATCAGTTCACTACCTGATGAGAATCACAATCAGCAGAACCAGTGCAGCCAACGCAGTGAAGAACACAAGGTGGAAGACTGCACGAACCATCTGAAGGCAAAAGACTGCGTTCCACCTCCTGCAGACCGCTTGAGCAGAAACTGTTGCAGTGTGACTAGCAACAAGGGCTGTGGAAGCAGAGGGAAAGACGTCTGCTCGAGCTGGCAAGCTGTGTGCGCCAGGGAGACCAGCCGGTGCTGCAGGAGCTACGTGAAGTGCCCCAGGACGAGCAGCTGCTGCAGCCACACCATGCTGAAACTGCCCGAGATCGTGGTAGAGTAG